Proteins encoded within one genomic window of Amycolatopsis sp. 2-15:
- a CDS encoding GAF and ANTAR domain-containing protein, with the protein MSATPDQRLARTFVALADTLVVGFDVLDFLAALTERSVELLEVDAASVILSDQRGGWRPAAGSSERADLVELFAVQARQGPCFDCVAEGRPVRSGDLATEAALRRWPRFAPAALDAGFRAASAVPMRLREQTVGALTLLKQAPVDPDDNTIAVGQALADVATIGILHNRAASRAELLAEELEATLRRRAVIEQAKGVLAEHGGVDMHEAFTALRRYAHDQERGLSEVARDLADGTVSPADVFARG; encoded by the coding sequence ATGAGCGCGACCCCAGACCAGCGGCTGGCCCGCACCTTCGTTGCCCTGGCCGACACCCTTGTCGTCGGCTTCGACGTGCTGGATTTCCTGGCCGCGCTGACCGAGCGCAGTGTCGAGTTGCTCGAGGTCGACGCGGCGAGCGTGATCCTCTCCGATCAGCGCGGAGGCTGGCGGCCCGCCGCCGGCTCGTCCGAGCGGGCGGATCTGGTCGAACTGTTCGCCGTGCAGGCCCGGCAAGGACCGTGCTTCGACTGCGTCGCCGAGGGACGGCCGGTCCGCAGCGGCGACCTCGCCACCGAAGCCGCGCTGCGGCGCTGGCCGCGGTTCGCCCCGGCTGCTCTCGACGCCGGTTTCCGCGCGGCCTCCGCCGTGCCGATGCGGCTTCGGGAGCAGACCGTCGGCGCGTTGACCCTGCTGAAACAGGCACCGGTCGACCCCGACGACAACACCATCGCCGTCGGCCAGGCGCTGGCCGACGTGGCCACGATCGGGATCCTGCACAACCGGGCCGCCTCGCGCGCGGAGCTGCTGGCGGAGGAGCTCGAAGCCACGCTGCGGCGGCGCGCCGTGATCGAGCAGGCCAAGGGCGTGCTGGCCGAGCACGGTGGCGTCGACATGCACGAGGCCTTCACCGCGCTGCGCCGCTACGCCCACGACCAGGAACGCGGGCTGTCCGAAGTCGCGCGTGACCTCGCCGACGGCACCGTCAGTCCCGCCGACGTCTTCGCCCGCGGCTAG
- a CDS encoding IS5 family transposase (programmed frameshift), with protein sequence MVGRGELTDKAWAVIEPLLPPQQGGGRRWRDHRQVINAILWKLRTGAPWRDLPERYGPWKTAHERLRLWTKDGTWSRILDHVIVKDDAVGDLEWVVSVDSSVVRAHQHSAGARKKGDAQTKWKPSIEGERLGRSRGGLSTKIHLAVEGRGLPIRILLTPGQAGDNPQLLPLLDGIRVAHDGPGRPRCRPETVIADKAYSHPSTREAMQIRRIRFISPERDDQIARRKAKGSRGGRPPAFDAEVYKQRNVVERCFNRLKQFRDLATRYAKRAAYYQAELTIAAIVLWLR encoded by the exons GTGGTTGGTCGTGGTGAGTTGACGGACAAGGCGTGGGCGGTGATCGAGCCGTTGCTGCCGCCGCAGCAGGGCGGCGGCCGGCGGTGGCGGGATCACCGCCAAGTCATCAACGCGATCCTGTGGAAACTGCGCACCGGCGCCCCGTGGCGCGACCTGCCCGAACGCTACGGACCCTGGAAGACCGCGCATGAACGGCTGCGGTTGTGGACCAAGGACGGCACGTGGAGCCGGATCCTCGATCACGTCATCGTGAAAGACGACGCCGTCGGCGACCTCGAATGGGTCGTCTCGGTCGACTCGAGTGTTGTCCGGGCGCACCAGCACTCCGCCGGCGCCCGGAAAAAGGGGGATGCGCAGACGAAGTGGAAGCCCTCG ATCGAAGGGGAAAGACTCGGGCGGTCCCGCGGAGGACTGAGCACGAAGATCCACCTCGCGGTCGAAGGACGTGGCCTGCCGATACGGATCCTGCTCACCCCGGGCCAGGCGGGAGACAATCCGCAACTGCTGCCACTGCTGGACGGCATCCGCGTCGCCCACGATGGCCCTGGACGTCCGCGGTGCCGGCCGGAGACGGTGATCGCGGACAAGGCCTACTCGCATCCCTCGACCCGCGAGGCGATGCAGATCCGGCGGATCAGGTTCATCAGCCCGGAACGCGACGACCAGATCGCCCGCCGCAAGGCCAAAGGCTCCCGCGGCGGGCGACCACCGGCATTCGATGCCGAGGTCTACAAGCAGCGCAACGTGGTCGAACGCTGCTTCAACCGGCTCAAACAGTTCCGAGACCTCGCCACCCGCTACGCCAAACGCGCCGCCTACTACCAAGCCGAACTCACCATCGCCGCCATCGTGCTCTGGCTTCGATGA
- a CDS encoding GAF and ANTAR domain-containing protein, protein MDDHSDPAARPLADREQRLARAFVALADTLAADFDVVDFLGMLTGQVVDLVDVAAAGVVLRGAHDRLEVVATSSHRAELLELFAVQSGAGPCVDCVRSGEPVSSPDLQASARRWPRFAAAARDCGFRSAHALPMRLREQVLGGLTLLGTEPRGIGADDLALAQALADVATIGILQQRTIEHGDQLSAQLRTALDSRVLIEQAKGMLAEHGRVSMAEAFGHLRGYARAHQRRLTELSAEVVDGRADLGLVLRRPPA, encoded by the coding sequence ATGGACGACCACTCCGACCCGGCCGCCCGCCCCCTGGCCGACCGGGAACAGCGGCTCGCCCGCGCGTTCGTCGCCCTTGCCGACACGCTTGCCGCCGATTTCGATGTCGTCGACTTCCTCGGGATGCTCACCGGGCAGGTCGTCGACCTGGTCGACGTCGCCGCGGCGGGGGTGGTCCTCCGCGGCGCGCACGACCGGCTGGAGGTGGTGGCGACGTCGTCGCACCGGGCGGAGCTGCTCGAGCTGTTCGCGGTGCAGTCCGGCGCCGGCCCGTGCGTCGACTGCGTCCGCTCGGGCGAACCGGTTTCGAGCCCGGACCTGCAGGCCTCGGCCCGCCGTTGGCCTCGGTTCGCCGCCGCGGCGCGCGATTGCGGGTTCCGCTCCGCCCACGCGCTGCCGATGCGGCTGCGCGAACAGGTCCTCGGGGGACTGACGCTGCTGGGCACCGAGCCGCGCGGCATAGGAGCCGACGACCTCGCTCTGGCGCAGGCCCTGGCCGACGTGGCGACGATCGGGATCCTTCAGCAGCGCACCATCGAACACGGGGACCAGCTCTCCGCCCAGCTGCGGACCGCGTTGGACAGCCGGGTGCTGATCGAGCAGGCCAAGGGCATGCTGGCCGAACACGGCCGGGTGTCGATGGCCGAGGCGTTCGGCCACCTGCGCGGCTACGCGCGGGCCCACCAGCGCCGGCTCACGGAACTCTCGGCCGAGGTCGTCGACGGCAGAGCCGACCTCGGCCTCGTCCTGCGCCGGCCCCCTGCCTGA
- a CDS encoding SDR family oxidoreductase has translation MDFTKTVAVVTGGNRGLGLRFAEQLIERGAKVYAAARRPEAVELAGAVPLRLDLTDQASIGEAAALASDATFLINNAGISTHTALIDGSFDNIRLEMETHYFGTLAATRAFAPVIERNGGGAVLNILSVLSWVHVSAYGAYCAAKSASWAMSNVLREELRPKGIHVASLHVGYMATDMADYVAPEDKVDPAAVAKAGLDGVAAGANEIIADEKSRRAKENLGVAL, from the coding sequence GTGGACTTCACGAAAACCGTGGCCGTTGTGACCGGTGGCAACCGTGGCCTCGGCCTGCGGTTCGCCGAGCAGCTCATCGAGCGCGGCGCGAAGGTATACGCCGCCGCGCGCCGTCCGGAGGCCGTCGAGCTCGCCGGAGCTGTGCCGCTCAGGCTCGACCTCACCGACCAGGCGTCGATCGGGGAAGCGGCGGCGCTCGCGTCCGACGCGACTTTCCTCATCAACAACGCGGGTATTTCAACGCACACCGCACTGATCGACGGCTCGTTCGACAACATCCGGCTCGAGATGGAGACCCACTACTTCGGCACGCTCGCGGCCACTCGCGCGTTCGCGCCGGTGATCGAGCGCAACGGCGGGGGTGCGGTGCTCAACATCCTCTCGGTGCTCAGCTGGGTGCACGTCTCGGCGTACGGCGCGTACTGCGCGGCCAAGAGCGCCTCCTGGGCGATGAGCAACGTGCTGCGCGAGGAGCTCAGGCCCAAGGGGATCCACGTCGCGTCGCTGCACGTCGGCTACATGGCCACCGACATGGCCGACTACGTCGCGCCGGAGGACAAAGTGGACCCGGCCGCCGTGGCGAAGGCCGGGCTCGACGGTGTCGCCGCCGGTGCCAACGAGATCATCGCCGACGAGAAGAGCCGACGGGCCAAGGAAAATCTCGGCGTCGCGCTCTGA